A single genomic interval of Marmota flaviventris isolate mMarFla1 chromosome 14, mMarFla1.hap1, whole genome shotgun sequence harbors:
- the LOC114091916 gene encoding prolyl-tRNA synthetase associated domain-containing protein 1: MAGSELRAALEQRLDALAIRTEVVEHPEVFTVEEMMPHIQHLKGAHSKNLFLKDKKKKNYWLVTVLHDRQINLNDLAKQLGVGSGGLRFADETVMLEKLKVGQGCATPLALFCDDGDVKFVLDSAFLEGGHEKVYFHPMTNAATMGLSPEDFLTFVKMTGHDPIILNFDKN, translated from the exons ATGGCGGGCTCTGAGTTGCGTGCAGCGCTGGAGCAGCGACTCGATGCCCTTGCCATCCGCACCGAGGTCGTGGAACACCCCGAG GTGTTTACAGTTGAAGAAATGATGCCTCATATCCAGCATCTGAAAGGAGCACATAGTAAGAACCTATTtcttaaagacaaaaagaaaaaaaactattggTTGGTGACAGTTCTTCATGATagacaaattaatttaaatgatctTGCCAAACAGTTAGGTGTTGGGAGCGGAGGTCTGCGATTTGCTGATGAAACAGTCATGCTTGAAAAACTGAAAGTTGGTCAAGGCTGTGCCACACCTCTGGCCCTCTTCTGTGATGATGGAGATGTAAAATTTGTTCTGGATTCTGCTTTTCTGGAAGGTGGACACGAAAAGGTATACTTTCATCCAATGACCAATGCTGCAACCATGGGATTGAGCCCTGAAGACTTTCTTACATTTGTGAAGATGACAGGACATGATCCCATAATactaaattttgataaaaattaa